The nucleotide window CTTTCCGCGGGTGGCCTGGAACTTTGCCTTTACCGTGCTGGTGGTGTTGTTGCTGGCGTGGCTGTCGGTGCAGGGGTACAGCGTTCATGCCATCTACTTCGTTAAATACCCTATTTCCCAGGATCTGCTGTCCTACTACTGGATTGCCAGTACCGTGGCCTTCATGGTGCCCTTCATCACGGTGGTTATCATTCTGGTGGCCTTGCTGCTGCGTCGCTGGGCCTATCGGGAGGCGCAGGTCCGGGATCAGGCACTGCATGATCCCCTGACCGGTCTCGCCAACCGTCGTGAATTGTTTGTGCGCTTCGGCAACGAACTGGCCCGTGCGCGCCGCACGGAGCAGCCGTTGGGGGTGTGCCTGATGGATCTGGATCACTTTAAGCGTATCAATGATACATACGGACACGGGATCGGAGATGAGGTGCTGGTGAGGGTGGCGGAGGTGCTCCGTCACTGCCTGCGTGAAACCGATCTGGTAGGGCGTATTGGCGGGGAAGAGTTTGTGCTGTTGCTGCCGGACACAGAGCTTGGCGGCGTGGAAAGTGTCATCGAGCGCTGCCGGGCCAGTATTGAGCGTTCACCGGTCACGCTGGAAGACGGTTCACCGTTACTGGTATCCGCCAGCTTTGGTGTGGTGATCTATGAAAACGGGGAGGAAATCAGCGCCAACGAGCTGATCTCCCGAGCCGACGAAATGCTCTATCGAGCCAAGGCCGCCGGGCGCAACCGGGCGGAGTTCTGGTCCGGTGGCGCCGTTGCCGCCTGCTGAGATCGAGTGATTCCCGCCGAGGCTTAATCCATTCCTGCCAGTAGAGTGTTGATGGCCCGGGCAAACACCACCGGGGAATCTTCCTGAAGAAAGTGCCCTCCCACCAGGGTCTGATGCGGCTGCCCCTTGGCCCCGGGAATACGCTCCTGCATGTACTTATCGCCCCCCCGGGTAATGGGATCGCCATTGCTGAAGGTGGTGAGGAAAGGTTTCTCCCATTTCTCCAGCACTTTCCAGGCCGCCCGGTTGGCCTCGCTGGCCGGATCATTCGGGGTCACCGGTACCAGTTTCGGAAAGGCTCGTGCGCCCGCCTTGTACTTGCGATTCGGGAAGGGCGCATCGTAGGCACGGCGCTCGTCCGGGCTCAGCTTGCGGAAGGTGGCGGAGTCGAGGATACGGGCAACCGGAAAAATCGGGCTGTAGATGGCGAAATTTTTCCACAGATGGAACGCCTTCGGGACTTGCTGGTCGCCGGTGGGCAGCATGCCGTTACCCACGACAATGGCCCGGAAGCGATCCGGATTTTCTGCCGCCAGCCGTAAGCCCAGCAGTGATCCCCAGTCCTGACAGACCAGTGTGATGTCGGTTAGCTGCAGTTGCTCCAGCAGGGACTGCAGCCAGTCCATGTGGCTCTGGTAGCTATAGGCGTTGATGTCGGTGGGCTTGTCGGACTTGCCGAACCCGATCAGATCCGGGGCGATTACGCGATGCCCGGCGGCGGCACAGATCGGGATCATGTGCCGATACAGATAAGACCAGGAGGGCTCTCCGTGAAGCATCAGGATGGGTTTGGCGTCAGCGGGCCCTTCATCCAGGTAGTGCATGCGCAGGCCGTCCACCTCCACATAGTGGGGGGCGAAGGGGTAGTCCAGCAGGCGTTCAAAGCGGCTATCAGGGGTGCGCAGGTAATCCATGAAAACTCCTGGAGGTCAGTACCTGCCTATTGATGCCACAAATGTGCCTGTCATGACAGGCCAGTCGCTTGCTGGTTTGCTGATCAGTTGTTGCCATATCGCTTGAGGCGCGCAGGGCATTTCGCTACTGTGGCCGACCCTCCGTGTTTTGGTGGCGCCTTTTCTCGCCCCCGCTATTGGATACAAGACTATGTGGATCAAGAACCTGATTGTGTATCTGGGCGATGAGCCCTTTTCCTTCTCCGTGGCAGAGCTGGATGAGATTCTCTCCAATCATCGCTGCCAGCCCTGCGGCAGCCAGACCTTGCGCTCAGAGGGCTTTGTACCGCCTCTGAAAGGCCAGGATCCCATGGCCTATGCCGTGGATGGATTCATCTATTGCACCTATCAGGAAACGTCCCGTCTGTTGCCTGGTCCGGTGATCAAGGAACTACTGGATGAGAAGGTGGAGTACATCCAGGAAGAAGAAGGCCGTAAAGTGGGCCGCAAGGAAAAGGCCGAGCTGAAAGAACAGATTACCTTTGAACTGATGCCACGCGCCTTTACCCGCTCCCGTCGCACCAACCTGTTGATCGATACCCAGCGCAAGCGTGTGCTGGTGGATGCCTCCTCAGCCACCCGCGCCGAAGAAGTCGTTGCCTGCCTGCGCAAGGCCATTGGCACTTTGCCGGTGGCCTATCCAGCCCCCAACTCGGCCCCTTACACCAGCTTCAGCAACTGGCTGCGCGATACCAAGCTGCTCCCGGAAGGCTTCACTCTGGGTGACCGCTGTGAACTGAAGGGGGTAAAGGATGAAGGCGCTGCGGTAAAGTTCACCGCCGTGGATCTGGGTCAGGAAGAAATCCTCGCGCATCTGGAAACCGGCATGGTGGTCACCCGTATCAACCTGGCCTGGCAGGATAATCTGGAGCTGGACGTGAATGACAAGCTGGAGATCAAGCGCATCAGGGCGCTGGATCTGCTGCAGGAAAATATCGACAGCCTGGATGCCGACGATGCAGTCGCTGAACTGGAAGCGCGTATCAGCCTGCAGGGCAGTGTGTTGCGCGAGGCGCTGGACGGGCTATTCGGGTATTTCGAGGTGAATCCGGCTTAACAGCAGAAGCGAGTAACGAGTTTCGAGTTGCGAAAAACACAAGATTAAGGAAAAACCCTTCGCCTATGGCCGGGCCGGGTTTTGCTCTTCGAAACTCGAAACTCGAAACTCGAAACTCGAAACTCGCTGAGTCTGACGACTAACGCTTTTTAGTCATCACTGTCGTTAACGTCCTTCTGGTCCTTATCCAGCTTCACCGGTGACGTGTCGTTGCACCCCGGTTCCTGCAGGTAGGTGCGGGTCACATCCAGGTAGCCCAGGTGGGCGATGGTGCGGCGTCCCAGCAGTACCGGATAGAGCATGTCGGAGCGGTCGTTCAGGGTGAACTGCTCTTCGTAGACGGTGTCGCCCATACACAGCTGCATCAGCACCACCGGGCGGCGATCCTCACCACCGGCACCACGAATCAGCACCTTGCGATAACGCGGTTTCTCGAACGTCCTGGACACCTGCTTTCCGGTGGCCTGATCTTTCACATTGACTGTGAAGCGCACCCACTTGTCACCCTCACGCTCAAACACCTTGATGTCGGTGGCATGAAGGGAAGAGGTCAGGGCGCCGCTGTCCAGCTTGGCTTTCAGTTTCACCCCCCAGGGCATCAGGGTGGTGCGCTCGACCCAGCCAAACACGTTCTTGCTCTCTTCAGCCTTGCGGGCCATGGCTTGGCTGGTGCTGCACATCAGGAGCAGGGAGATCAGGGCAATGACGGGTTTCTGCATACGTTCCTCTAGACCGGTTTGAGCATTGGTTGGCCATTGTGACTGATGTCGGCGGGCTGTGTTCCCCGACAGGCCGGTTGAGCCAATCGCCAGCCGCACTATTTAACGGTTTTTTGCACAGGGTACCATTCCTGTTTGATCCAGGGTGCCTGGAGACGACGAATGCGGAGCAGGAATATGAACAACAAGCTCTCCCCCCCGGCCATTGGCCTGTTACTGGGTGAAAGCCGCGCCATGCTGTCCTATGGCCGTTATCTGGTCAGAGGTCTGGGCCATCGACAGCTGCCCACCGGGAACGGCCAGCCGGTGCTGGTGCTGCCTGGTTTCGGCGCCAGTGATGTGAGTACCCGGCCCCTGCGGCGCAGCCTGGGCCGGCTGGGTTACAGCAGCTATGGCTGGGCCCAGGGCACCAATACCGGCATGAACAGCAAGCGCCGCGACATGTTGGTGACCCAGTTGCACGCCATTCACGCCCGTCATGGCCAGCCGGTGACCCTGGTTGGCTGGAGCCTCGGCGGCGTATTCGCCCGTGAATTGGCGCGGGTGTTTCCGGAGCGGGTCAGCCAGGTGTTCACTTTGGGCAGCCCCATCAATGGCGACCCGGAGGCCAACAATGTGTCGGCCTTGTTCAAGCTGTTCAATCCAAAGCATCAGAACCCGGACCGAGAGGCCTTCTTCGAGCGTATCCCGGCGCCGCCGGTTCCTTGCACGGCCATCTATACTCGCCAGGACGGCATTGTGAGTTGGCGGTGTTGCCTGGAGAATGACGGCCCCATGACCGAGAACGTTGAAGTGACAGGCACCCATGTGGGCCTGCCCTGGAACCCCCAGGTGCTGGCGGCCATTGCCGAGCGCCTGGCACGAGGAGCATGAAGTGACGGAACTGAAGCCTGGCCGCTATCGCCACTACAAGGGAAATGATTACCAGGTGATTGGGCTGGCCACCCATTCAGAAACTGAAGAAGTCCTGGTGGTTTACCATCCGCTGTACGGCGACCGGGCACTGTGGGTGCGCCCGCTGACCATGTTCACCGAAACCGTGGAGAAGGATGGGCAGGTGATTCCGCGCTTTGCGTGGATTGCCGACGAGTAGCTCCCCCCTTGACGCTGCCGTGAGAGTGTCGCTGCCGGTGCGATGATGGTGGCGCAGTATCGAGTTGCGAGGAGCGAGATGCGAAAATCAAAACCTCACAGCCCTGGCCGGTTTGTGATTTTCGCATCTCGCGTCTGGTCACTCGTTGCTTGTCTGTCACCAGCGCGCCGTCGGTAAGTCTCCCTCAGACGGTGAGGTGCGTTTAGCAAGCCATCCCCATCGATACCCGCTACAATGCCCCCTCAACCCCGGAGCCCTATCCCATGTCCACCTTTGCAGATCTCAATCTTCATGAGCGCCTGGTGCGCGCCCTGACCGAACTGGAAATCACTGAACCGACCCCGGTGCAGTCGGCAGCGATTCCCGAGGCGCTGGCAGGACATGATCTGCGGGTAATTGCCCGGACCGGCAGCGGCAAGACCGCGGCCTTCCTGCTGCCCTTGCTGCACGGTCTGTTGCAGCACTCTCGTCCGCGTACCGATACCCGCGCCCTGATTTTGCTACCCACCCGCGAGCTGGCCCAGCAGACGCTCAAGCAGGTGGAGGCACTGGCCCGGTACACCTTTATCAAGGCGGAACTGGTCACCGGCGGTGAGGACTTCAAGGTGCAGGCGGCCAACATGCGTCGCAACCCCGAGATCCTCATCGGCACGCCGGGGCGTCTGATCGAGCATCTGGAGGCGGGTAACCTGATGCTGGGGGATCTGGAAGTGCTGGTGCTGGATGAGTCCGACCGCATGCTGGACATGGGCTTCAGCGAGGATGTGATGCGACTGGCCGCGCTGTGTCCGGAAGAGCGCCAGACGCTGTTGTTCTCAGCCACCCGTGGCGGCAATGCCATGGACCGTGTCGCACAGAACGTGCTGCGTGAGCCAAAGTTCCTGTTGCTCGATACCGTGCGTGATCTCAACGAATCCATTCGCCAGCAGATCATCACCGTGGATGATGTGGCGCACAAGGAACGCCTGGTGCAGTGGTTGCTGGCCCACGAGACCTATGACAAGGCGGTGATTTTTACCAACACCCGTGAGCAGGCCGACCGACTCGGCGGCGTATTGCGCACGCCAAGCTTGAAGGTGTTCGTACTCCACGGCGAGAAAGACCAGAAGGATCGCAAGCTGGCCATGGACCGCCTCAAGGATGGCGGTGTGCGCGTGCTGGTGGCCACCGATGTGGCGGCCCGCGGTATTCATGTGGATGGCCTGGATCTGGTGATCAACTTCGACATGCCGCGCAGCGGGGATGAATACGTTCACCGTATCGGCCGTACCGGCCGGGTGGGCGGTGAAGGCACTGCGATCTCGTTGATTCCTGCCCACGAATGGAACCTGATGGCGAGCATCCAGCGTTATCTTCGGCAGAATTTCGAGTTCCGCATCGTCGAAGAGCTGAAAGGCAAGTTCCTCGGCCCGAAGAAGTTGAAGGGCAATGGCAAGGCGGCGGGCAGCAAGAAGAAAAAGCTGAAGAAAAAGACCGATGGCAAGAAAGGTGGCAAGAAGCCGCTGAAGAAAAAAGTGTCGCCGAAGAAAGCCGATGGCCCGCGCAAAAGCCGGCCTGACGTCCCGGATACCAAGGGCGGCTTCGCCACCGTCAAGAAGCGCAAGAACCCGGGCTCGATCGATTAAGGCAGTTAACAGTTAACAGTGAATAGTGAATAGTGAATAGCGGCGCGATAGCGCGCGGTTGTTGTTTCAACGTAAGAGGCCGCGCCCAAGCTTTGGGCGCGGCCTCTTACGTTAAAGACACAAGGAAATGGTTCCCCTGAGTTGAGCTTTTCTAGGAACGTAGCGTAGCGAATAACAGGTGTTCCTACAGTGTCTTCAGGTGTTGCAGGAGGCGCCTTCGTCTGGTCGCGGCCTCTCCCCTCTCAGCCATCCCGAAAACAGAACGCGAACTATTAACTGTTCACTATTCACTGTTAACTGCCCTTAATCATCCCATCAATTTATCAACAACCCGGAGCGGGAAGTTGCGCATGGCCACGCCCATGGGCGCCCAGGGCCAGGCAGGTACGGCTGCGTTCATCACTTCTTTCTCGATATTTTTTACCAGCGCCTTGCAGCCGGTTTCTGTATCCACAATGAACGGTGTGTTCTTCAGCTTCTCGTTGATTTCCGAACGAATGAAGCCGGGGAACAAGGTGGTGACCTTGATGGGGGTGTCGGCCAGTTCCATCTGCAGGCCCTCTGCCAACATCGCCACGCCCGCCTTGGTGGCGGCATAGGTGGTGAGATTGCGCTTCATGCCGCGCATGGCGCTCATGGAAGACACTATCACCAGGTGACCACTGTTCTGGGCCCGGAAAATTTCCATGGCGGCTTCCATCTGTGCCAGGGCTGCCACGAAATTGACCTCCGCAGTTTGACGGTTGGCATGAAAGTAGCCGGTACCCAGCGGCTGGCCCTTGCCCACGCCAGCATTGACGATCACGCGATCAATCCCGCCCAGCTCGGTGCGGAAAGCATCGAACACCGCGAACACCTGATCATAATCCGCCACGTCGAGTGGCTTGATCAGCACCCGGATATCGGGGTGTTTCGCTTCCAGTTCTGCTTTCAGTTTTTCCAGTCGGTCCACGCGTCGTGCACACAGTGCCAGATTGCGCCCCTTGGCGGCGAAGATGCGAGCCATGCCTTCGCCAAGGCCGGAGCTGGCGCCGGTGATGAGGATGTTCTTGCGGATGGGCATGGTTTTTTCTCCATAGAAGGCTTTAGCAAAGGCGCCGCTTGAGACAATGCCCGGGCGCAGCAATTGAGTAGCGAGTTTCGAGTGACGAGTTGCGAAAATCAAAAGCGATAAAGAAAGACCTTTGGCTTTTAGCTAGAGCCGGTTTTGCTCTTCGAAACTCGTATTTATCGATACGTCACCTGCTCCGTCGGCAGATGCAAATGTTCGTTCACCGACACTAGCCGCAATGAGCCTGCATTCACAACCAGTCTTGTCACACTGGTGTTGATCAGTGTGCGGTTCCAGGTAAGCAGGGCCTCGTCGTTCAGTTGCATCAGATGCTGGATGATGACGCTGATGGCGCCGCCGGAGGTGAAGACCAGCGCGCTGTCGCCCTTGCTCAGGCCGTTGCCAAGGCTATAGATGCTGGCCAGTACCCGCTCACGGAACTGGGGCCAGCTTTCGCTGTAGTTGTCCTTTCCCTGTTGCCAGCGACGCACGGCTTGCTCGAAGCGTTGCTGGAATACCTTGCGGGGGTTTGGCTGGGTGCCGAGCCAGGCGGTGACTTCACCATGGTCTGCGGCCATGGGCCAGTCCAGCGCCAGGATTTCCTTGTGGTTGTACTCGTTGAACCCGGTATCGGTGCGCCACTGAGCCGGCAGGCCCAACTCGTTGAGTGTGGCTTCGGCGGTCTCGGTGTGGCGGCGCATGGTGCCGCAGATGGCCAGGGGCACCCCCAGATCCTGGGTTTGCATGGCGCGGCCGAGGATGCGGCTCTGTTCCCAGCCCTGCTCGGAGAGTTGGTCATAGTCAGGCTTGCCAAAGCTGGCCTGACCATGGCGAACCAGGTAGATCACCGGCATCAGGCAGATTCCGCCTTCTTGATCTGGTGCTCCATGCGGCTGGCGCTGTCACGCATGACCCGGCGAAACAAAACGGGGACAAAGCGTTTGATGAACCAGGCGCGGCGGGCACTCTTGTGCGGAATCAGCATGAACTGCTTGCGGGCCACCGCCTGTTTGATCTTCTCGGCGATCTGCTCTGCGGTGAGTTCGTCACTGGACAGTAACTTGTCGACCATCTCCACCATCCCCGGCTCCGGTGAGCGAACTGATTCATGCAGGTTGGTGCGGAAGAAACCGGGGCATACCACAGTGCAGCCAATGTTATGGATGGATAGCTCGTTACGCAGGGTTTCCGACAGGGCAATGACCCCGGCCTTGGTCACGTTATAGCTGCCCATCACCGGGGCATTCATCAGGCCCGCCAGAGACGCGATATTGACGATATGGCCGTGGCCCTGACGCTTCATCATCGGCACAAACACCTTGCAGCCCCGTACCGGGCCTTTCACGTTGATATCGAAAATCCAGTCCCAGTCCGCCATGTCACCACGATCGATCCGGGCGGCGGCCGCAACGCCGGCGTTGTTGACCAGTACATCAAGGCCGCCCCAGTTCTGCTCGAGCCATTCCCGTGCAGCATTGAAGCTGGCGGCATCGCGCACATCCAGATACTGAAATTCCACCGTGCCGGGCAAGGCTGACAGGGCCTGCATCGTTTCCCGGCCGCGTTCTTCATTTACGTCACCGATAAACACCCGGGCGCCGTCTCTGGCCCAGGCCTCCGCCATGGCGCGCCCCAGTCCGGAGGCACCCCCGGTAATCAAGATACGTTGCGAGTTCTGGCCCATGATTTGTCCTGTGTTTGCGGGGTTTCGGCCGCAGGCCGGGCGTCCCGCGTCAGGCATCCGGCGTCATGCAGCTATCCATTGACCGATGCTAGTAAGCAGGTTTCAATTAATCAAATGAATTACCAACATGAAAACGGATTAGTTTCATGCATGTTTCGCGCTTTGATCTCAATCTCTTCGTGGTCTTCGATGCCATTTACACGGAAGGGTCGCTGACCCGTGCTGCGAAGGTACTGAACCTGACGCAGCCGGCAGTCAGCCATGCGTTGGGGCGTCTGCGTGATCGTCTTGATGACCCCCTGTTTGTCCGTCAGGGCAGTCGGATGGTACCCACCGCCCGGGCGCGGGCCATGATCAGTCCGGTGCGGCATTCCCTGGGTGGTTTTCAGCGTTGTCTTAGTGACGAGGGGGGCTTTGATGCGGCAGAAGCCGAGCGCACCTTCGTGCTTGGCCTGCGTGATGGTCTGGAAGGGTGTCTGCTACCGCCGCTGATGGCGCAAGTGATGAATGAGGCACCGGGGGTGAAACTGCAATCACTGACCATCCGCCGCCGCCAGATGGCCACGGAGCTGGCCAGTGGGCGGCTGGATCTGGCCTGCGATGTGATGCTCGCCATGCCGGAAACCATTGAACACGTGCCGGTGTTGTCCGGCCCCATGGTGGTCATGATGAGGGAAGGACATCCGTTGTCGGAAGGCATGGACCTGCCTGCCTACCTGGCAGCGCAGCATGTGTTGGTGTCGTCCCGCCGCGAAGGGCCAGGGCTGGAAGATTTCGGGCTGGCGCGGCTGGGTTACCGGCGTCATATCCGCATGCGTTGCCAGCACTACCAGGCAGCCATCAGTACCGTTCAGCAAACTGATCTGTTGTTGTCGCTACCGGCCACCCTGGCCGGCCGCCTGTCCCGCGAAGCCATGACTATCCAGCCCTTGCCAGCCGAACTCAGCGATCTGGAAATGCATCTGTACTGGCACCGGGACCAGAGTGGTGACCCTGCTCATGGCTGGTTGCGGGAAAAGGTGTTGGGGCTGCTGCGGGAGCAGCAGGAAGGCAGTTAAAGGCAGTGAATAGTTAACAGTGAATAGTGAACAGCAGCGCGATAGCGCGTTATTGTGACTGCAATGTTTAAGGCCGCGCCCGGATTTCGGACGCGGCCTTTTGCGTTTTAAAATAATAAAAAATAAACAAATACTTGGCAGGTTATGCCGGTCGGGCACTGTTCACTAAAAGCTTTCCTTCAAATCCCGGGCTCTCTTCCACTCGCACCTCATTGGCCTTCACGGTCTCGCCGCATTGGCGGCATTGCAGCTGGGCTTCCAGAGTGTGACCGCAGGTTGTGTGGATGCGGTTGAGCGGAGCGCCGTGCTCGCCGGCCAGATACTTGTCGCCCCACTGGGCCAGGTGCACGATCACCGGGTACAGGTCCTTGCCTTTCACCGTCAGGCGGTATTCATGGCGCAGGGGCCGTTGCTGGTACGCCACCTTTTCCAGAATGCCACCTTCGGTCAGCTTGCGCAGCCGGTCGCTCAGCACATGACGGGTGACTCCCAGACGCTGCTGAAAATCGTCGAACCGTCTGACCCCGAGAAAGCAGTCCCTCAGCACCAGCAAGGTCCAGTTGTCGCCCACAATTGCCAGTGTGCGAGCCAGTGAGCAGGGTTGTTGATCGATATCTTGCCAGCGCATGAAAATCTCCCGAAAGATGGCTCTGATCATACCCGGTTGACGAGTTCCAAAAAAGAACCCACTATTAGTTCCTAATTGGAACTAACCAGGGCCGGGCCTGTGGGGAGAGAAAAATGAGTCATGCAGCCATGCTGGTGATTGGTGCCGGTGATGCCACCGGCGGTGCCATTGCAAAGCGCTTTGCCCGTGAGGGTTATCGGGTCTGCGTCACCCGTCGTACGGAAGAGGCAGTGTCACCGCTGGTGGAGTCCATTCAGCAGGACGGTGGCTGGGCGAGGGGCTTTGGCTGCGATGCCCGTGATGAAGAGGCCATGACCGCCCTTTTCGATACCATCGAGCAGGACGTGGGGCCGCTGGAAGTGGTGGTATTCAACATCGGCGCCAACGTGATGTTCCCGATCCGCGAGACCACGACACGGGTTTATCGCAAGGTCTGGGAGATGGCCGCCTTTGCCGGTTTCCTGGCCGGCAGGGAGGCGGCCAGGGTGATGGTGCCACGGCAGAAAGGCACCATTATTTTCACTGGCGCCACCGCATCGCTGCGCGGCAGCAGCGGCTTTTCAGCTTTTGCCAGCGCCAAGTTTGCACTGCGGGCGCTGGCCCAGAGCATGGCTCGCGAGCTCGGTCCCCAGGGAATTCATGTGGCGCATCCCATTATTGATGGCGCCATTGATACGGCGTTTATTCGCGACAATTTTCCGGCCATGTATGCCAAAAAAGCGCAAGACGGCATCCTCAATCCCGAACACATTGCCGACAGTTATTGGATGCTCCACCAGCAGCCCAGAGATGCCTGGACCCACGAACTGGATCTGCGCCCCTGGATGGAAACGTTTTAATCATCACGGCATGCATCACGCCGCACAAGAATGAAAACATCAGCATGGCCTTTCTCTGCAGATCTTTCTGCATAGGACGTGCAATAAAGTGGAATCGCAACGACACAATAAAGGACACGTAAATGAGCAAGACAGTCGAGTTTATTTTTGATGTGGGCAGTCCGACGGCCTACCTGGCCTGGACCCAGCTGGAAGCGATGTGTGATCGCACCGGTGCAGAACTGCAACTGACTCCGGTGTTACTCGGCGGCATTTTCAAGGCCACTGGCAATAACCCTCCCGGCGCGGTGCCGGCCAAGGGCATGTACATGATGAGAGATCTGGCCCGTTACGCGCAGCGTTATCAAGTGTCGCTGAACATGAACCCGCATTTCCCGGTGAACACCCTGATGCCCATGCGAATCGTTACGGCTGCCATCGGCACGCCGGAGCTGAATGCCGTCGTGAAGGCACTCTATGACGCCATGTGGAAAAGCCCCTGTAAATTGTCGGAGACGGAGGAGCTGACAAGAGTGTTGAGCG belongs to Alcanivorax sediminis and includes:
- a CDS encoding recombination-associated protein RdgC, yielding MWIKNLIVYLGDEPFSFSVAELDEILSNHRCQPCGSQTLRSEGFVPPLKGQDPMAYAVDGFIYCTYQETSRLLPGPVIKELLDEKVEYIQEEEGRKVGRKEKAELKEQITFELMPRAFTRSRRTNLLIDTQRKRVLVDASSATRAEEVVACLRKAIGTLPVAYPAPNSAPYTSFSNWLRDTKLLPEGFTLGDRCELKGVKDEGAAVKFTAVDLGQEEILAHLETGMVVTRINLAWQDNLELDVNDKLEIKRIRALDLLQENIDSLDADDAVAELEARISLQGSVLREALDGLFGYFEVNPA
- a CDS encoding GGDEF domain-containing protein, with the protein product MLLSVALFAYMSFVFVWHLFTIHFTSFAERFVSPEGAEVMSQVMQLNVAGWLVLILWGAALRRWRRHSVFYPAIFMSFFSIGFLLLGWTIGLYSPMTGMVLVGSPLVGFILFGFPRVAWNFAFTVLVVLLLAWLSVQGYSVHAIYFVKYPISQDLLSYYWIASTVAFMVPFITVVIILVALLLRRWAYREAQVRDQALHDPLTGLANRRELFVRFGNELARARRTEQPLGVCLMDLDHFKRINDTYGHGIGDEVLVRVAEVLRHCLRETDLVGRIGGEEFVLLLPDTELGGVESVIERCRASIERSPVTLEDGSPLLVSASFGVVIYENGEEISANELISRADEMLYRAKAAGRNRAEFWSGGAVAAC
- a CDS encoding haloalkane dehalogenase, which encodes MDYLRTPDSRFERLLDYPFAPHYVEVDGLRMHYLDEGPADAKPILMLHGEPSWSYLYRHMIPICAAAGHRVIAPDLIGFGKSDKPTDINAYSYQSHMDWLQSLLEQLQLTDITLVCQDWGSLLGLRLAAENPDRFRAIVVGNGMLPTGDQQVPKAFHLWKNFAIYSPIFPVARILDSATFRKLSPDERRAYDAPFPNRKYKAGARAFPKLVPVTPNDPASEANRAAWKVLEKWEKPFLTTFSNGDPITRGGDKYMQERIPGAKGQPHQTLVGGHFLQEDSPVVFARAINTLLAGMD
- a CDS encoding SDR family oxidoreductase, which encodes MPIRKNILITGASSGLGEGMARIFAAKGRNLALCARRVDRLEKLKAELEAKHPDIRVLIKPLDVADYDQVFAVFDAFRTELGGIDRVIVNAGVGKGQPLGTGYFHANRQTAEVNFVAALAQMEAAMEIFRAQNSGHLVIVSSMSAMRGMKRNLTTYAATKAGVAMLAEGLQMELADTPIKVTTLFPGFIRSEINEKLKNTPFIVDTETGCKALVKNIEKEVMNAAVPAWPWAPMGVAMRNFPLRVVDKLMG
- the rloA3 gene encoding retropepsin-like aspartic peptidase RloA3; this encodes MQKPVIALISLLLMCSTSQAMARKAEESKNVFGWVERTTLMPWGVKLKAKLDSGALTSSLHATDIKVFEREGDKWVRFTVNVKDQATGKQVSRTFEKPRYRKVLIRGAGGEDRRPVVLMQLCMGDTVYEEQFTLNDRSDMLYPVLLGRRTIAHLGYLDVTRTYLQEPGCNDTSPVKLDKDQKDVNDSDD
- a CDS encoding LysR family transcriptional regulator, which encodes MHVSRFDLNLFVVFDAIYTEGSLTRAAKVLNLTQPAVSHALGRLRDRLDDPLFVRQGSRMVPTARARAMISPVRHSLGGFQRCLSDEGGFDAAEAERTFVLGLRDGLEGCLLPPLMAQVMNEAPGVKLQSLTIRRRQMATELASGRLDLACDVMLAMPETIEHVPVLSGPMVVMMREGHPLSEGMDLPAYLAAQHVLVSSRREGPGLEDFGLARLGYRRHIRMRCQHYQAAISTVQQTDLLLSLPATLAGRLSREAMTIQPLPAELSDLEMHLYWHRDQSGDPAHGWLREKVLGLLREQQEGS
- a CDS encoding esterase/lipase family protein; this translates as MNNKLSPPAIGLLLGESRAMLSYGRYLVRGLGHRQLPTGNGQPVLVLPGFGASDVSTRPLRRSLGRLGYSSYGWAQGTNTGMNSKRRDMLVTQLHAIHARHGQPVTLVGWSLGGVFARELARVFPERVSQVFTLGSPINGDPEANNVSALFKLFNPKHQNPDREAFFERIPAPPVPCTAIYTRQDGIVSWRCCLENDGPMTENVEVTGTHVGLPWNPQVLAAIAERLARGA
- a CDS encoding histidine phosphatase family protein produces the protein MPVIYLVRHGQASFGKPDYDQLSEQGWEQSRILGRAMQTQDLGVPLAICGTMRRHTETAEATLNELGLPAQWRTDTGFNEYNHKEILALDWPMAADHGEVTAWLGTQPNPRKVFQQRFEQAVRRWQQGKDNYSESWPQFRERVLASIYSLGNGLSKGDSALVFTSGGAISVIIQHLMQLNDEALLTWNRTLINTSVTRLVVNAGSLRLVSVNEHLHLPTEQVTYR
- a CDS encoding DUF1653 domain-containing protein; translation: MTELKPGRYRHYKGNDYQVIGLATHSETEEVLVVYHPLYGDRALWVRPLTMFTETVEKDGQVIPRFAWIADE
- a CDS encoding SDR family oxidoreductase translates to MGQNSQRILITGGASGLGRAMAEAWARDGARVFIGDVNEERGRETMQALSALPGTVEFQYLDVRDAASFNAAREWLEQNWGGLDVLVNNAGVAAAARIDRGDMADWDWIFDINVKGPVRGCKVFVPMMKRQGHGHIVNIASLAGLMNAPVMGSYNVTKAGVIALSETLRNELSIHNIGCTVVCPGFFRTNLHESVRSPEPGMVEMVDKLLSSDELTAEQIAEKIKQAVARKQFMLIPHKSARRAWFIKRFVPVLFRRVMRDSASRMEHQIKKAESA
- a CDS encoding DEAD/DEAH box helicase, which produces MSTFADLNLHERLVRALTELEITEPTPVQSAAIPEALAGHDLRVIARTGSGKTAAFLLPLLHGLLQHSRPRTDTRALILLPTRELAQQTLKQVEALARYTFIKAELVTGGEDFKVQAANMRRNPEILIGTPGRLIEHLEAGNLMLGDLEVLVLDESDRMLDMGFSEDVMRLAALCPEERQTLLFSATRGGNAMDRVAQNVLREPKFLLLDTVRDLNESIRQQIITVDDVAHKERLVQWLLAHETYDKAVIFTNTREQADRLGGVLRTPSLKVFVLHGEKDQKDRKLAMDRLKDGGVRVLVATDVAARGIHVDGLDLVINFDMPRSGDEYVHRIGRTGRVGGEGTAISLIPAHEWNLMASIQRYLRQNFEFRIVEELKGKFLGPKKLKGNGKAAGSKKKKLKKKTDGKKGGKKPLKKKVSPKKADGPRKSRPDVPDTKGGFATVKKRKNPGSID
- a CDS encoding winged helix-turn-helix transcriptional regulator; amino-acid sequence: MRWQDIDQQPCSLARTLAIVGDNWTLLVLRDCFLGVRRFDDFQQRLGVTRHVLSDRLRKLTEGGILEKVAYQQRPLRHEYRLTVKGKDLYPVIVHLAQWGDKYLAGEHGAPLNRIHTTCGHTLEAQLQCRQCGETVKANEVRVEESPGFEGKLLVNSARPA